From the genome of Arthrobacter sp. ERGS1:01:
TGACCGCCGCCGGACTGATGTTCATCCTGGCGCTGATCTTCTTCTTCATCGACTGGTCGGCCCGCTTTGAGCTGAGCCTCTTCTTCGCGGTCATGCTTTTTGCCTGGGGCTCCCGGTTGAAGTTCAAGCCGTTGAAGTGGGCGTCGCTGGTATACGTCCTCATCGCGATTGGCCTGCGCGTGCTGGACGTCCCCGGCGAGGCGTACATCCTGGCGCTGCTGGGTGCGGTGACGGTCGCCTGGCCGTTTGCGCCGCAGCTGCGGCAGCGGCTCACTTCCCGGTAAAGTCCGGCTTCCGCTTGTCCGTGAAGGCCGCGAATCCTTCGGCATAGTCGGCGGTTTTTGACAGCGCCACTTGTGCCTCATTCTCACGTTCGACGGCGTCCCACAGTCCCAGCCGCTGGTCCCGGATCTGTGCCACGAGGGTTTTGCTCGCGTTGAACGCCGTGGTGGGTCCGGTGGCGGCCTTGGCAGCGGCGGCACGGATGAAGTCAAGCAATCCGTCCACCGGCATGGCCCGGCTGAACAGCCCCGCCGCCACCGCGTCCGCGCCACTCATGAGCTCGGAGGAGTAGATGAGATCAAGGGTTCGGTGGGCGCCGAGCCGTTCGGTGAACAGCCAGTGGCCGCCGGAATCCAGCGTGGCCCCGAGGTTGCCGAACGGGGAACCGATCTTCGCATTGTCCGCCACATAGACCACGTCGGTGGCGATCAGCAGGCCCAGCCCCACGCCCAGGCAGGCGCCCTGCGCCGCGGCAAACGTCGGCGCCGGGAAGGTGCTCATCTTGCGCAACAGCGGGGTGAGCAGCCCCTCCAGGTAGGTGCGGGCGTCGTCGTTTGCGCCGTCGACGCCGGCAATGTCCCGGCCGGCGCAAAATGCCCGGCCCTCCCCGCGCAGCAGCAGTGCCCGGACTTCCCCTGTGGCGACGGCAGCGGCGGCCTCGCCGTACGCAGCCTCCAGTTCCCCGAGCCCCGCCTCGTCCAGCGCATTCAGTTTCCCGGGCGCATTCAGCACAATCTCGGCCACGCTGCCGGCAATGGAAAGCTCAATCATGTGGGTTCCTGACAGTAGAAGGGATCTCGACAAGAGAAGGGATCTCGACAAGCTCGATCACCGGACCAGGTGGGACGAGCAGCAAGGCGGCGGGGACGGTGTTTTCGTAGGCTGCGTCAGGGAGGCCGAAGGCCGCCCGCGGCCGACGGCCGGAAAGCAGCCGAGGAAATGCCGTCCCCGCCGCCGGAATCTCGACAAGCTCGATCACCGGGTTAGCCGTCGTAGTCAACGGTGACGGCGTCGGTGGTGGGGCGGGACTGGCAGGTGAGGACGTAGCCGGCGTCGACCTCGTCGGGCTCCAATGCGTAGTTCTCCTCCATTTCGACGCTGCCGGAAACCACCTTGGCCCGGCAGGTTCCGCAGACCCCGCCGGCGCAGGCGAAAGGCACATCGGGGCGCACCCGGAGCGCGGCATTGAGCACGGATTCGCGGGCGTGGGTGGGGCTGAGGACATCGGCCGTGAGTCCGTCGAGGGTGAAGGTGATCTTGTAGTTCTCCTCGGCTTCGTCCACGATGATGGGGCGTCCGGCCTGGCCCTCGGGGCGGTCTGGGCGGCCGGTGGTGAACAGTTCGAAGCGGACGCGGTCCTTGGGGACGCCGCGGGCGGCTAGCACGTCACGGCAGAGCTGGACGAGTTCGAACGGCCCGCACAGGAACCATTCGTCGATGTCGTCGGCGTGGATGGCCGTGCCAAGCAGGGTCTCGAGCTTCTCGGCGTCGAGACGGCCGCTCATGAGCGGGGCGATGCGTTGTTCGCGGGAGAGCACGTGGTGGAGGGCGAACCGTTGCGGATATTTGTCCTTCAAGTCCGCCAATTCCTCCAGGAACATGACGTCCATGGTGGCCTTGTTGGCGTAGACCAGATCCAGGCGGGTGCCCGGATTGCCGGCCAGCAGCGACTTGGCGAGGGCCATGACGGGGGTGATGCCGGAGCCGGCGGCGATCGCCACGTAGCTTCCGGCGTCGCGCGCCATGTCCTCGGGGTGGTTCATGCTGTTGAGCACGTTCTCGACTTGTCCGTCGACTGCGTTACTCTGCTCCCCTTTACCGTGCTTGGAGATGAACGCACCCATGGGGCTCATGACCTCCATGACGGCGCCGGCAGCCAGCTCCGCGTTGGCCCAGGTGGAGAACTCACCGCCAATATCGCGCTTGATCGCGACCTTGATCTCGGAGCTGCCGTCGTCGAACTCCACGGGGGCCGCACAGATGGAGTAGCTGCGGCGCACTTCCCTCTCCACGCCGTCGGCACCGGGCATGTGCATGCGCAGGGCCACGTACTGGCCGGGCAGGTAGTCGTAATAGCCGGCGAGCTCACCGGGCACGGCGAACGTGACCTCGATGGCGTCCTCCGTCAACCGGCGCACCTGGGAGACGGCGAGTTCATGGAAGGAGGCCCGGCGTCGGGCCGCGGCGTCTGCGGGGACGGTCATTAGAGCACCTTGAAGTAGTCGAAGGGTTCCTTGCAGTCCTGGCAGACGTAGAGCGCCTTGCAGGACGTTGAACCGAAGCGGGTGATTTCCTTGGTATTGAGCGAGCTGCATTGCGGGCACTTGACCTGCAGGGCCAGCCGGACGGGGCCGCTGTGGCCGCCGGCGCCGGAGTGCCCGCTGGGGGCGGCGATCCCGTATTCCTCCAGCTTGGCCCGGCCCGCGTCCGTCATCCAGTCCGTGGTCCAGGCCGGTGCCAGCACCAGTACGACGCCGGCCCGCGGGTAGCCTTCCGCGGCAAAGGCGGCGGAAAGGTCGTCACGGATGGCGTCCATGGCCGGGCAGCCGGAGTAGGTGGGTGTGATGGTGACCTGCACGGCGGGCTTGCCGGCGGCGCCGCCGTCGAACACCTCAACGCTGCGCAGGATCCCCAGGTCCGCGATGGTAAGCACCGGGATTTCGGGGTCGCACACGCAGGCGGCAACATCCCAGGCCGCCTGCTGCGCTGTCTTTGCTTGCGCTGTCTTTGCTTGCGCAGTCCTGTCCATGGTGTCCATGGCGGTCACCAGCTGGCCCCGGGGTATTCGCGGGCCAGCACCTGCATTTCGGCCAGCAGGTAGCCGAGGTGTTCGGAGTGGCGGCCGTGCCGCCCGCCACCCGTGGCTGCGGGCGCCGCCGGGACCTCGAGCTCGGCCTCGGCCAGGACTTCCGCCACCGCCCGGTCAAACTCCGCGCGCAGGCTCGACGGCACGACGCCGGAATCGCCCAGGCGCGCCGTCAGGGCGTCGTCCTCGAACAGTTCACCGACGAACGGCCACATCAACGCCAGCCCGGCCACGATGCGGCGGCGGGACTCGTCGGTTCCGCCGGCCAGGCGCAGCACCCACTGGGTGCTGTGGTCGCGGTGGTAGTCCACTTCCTTGACGGCCTTCGCGGCGATGGCGGCCAGCATGGGGTCGGCGGAGCGGGCCAGCTCGCGGTAGAGCGGGAACTGGTAGTTGGCCACGATGAACTGCCGGGCAATGGTGACCGCGAAGTCGCCGTTGGGCTGCTCAAAGAGGTGCGCGGACCGGAATTCGGGTTCGCGGCGGAAGTAGGCGAGATCGTCCTCGCTCTTGTCCCACGCGCTGCCGGCGTAGGTCAGGAAGGAACGGGCATGGCCCAGCTGGTCGAGGGCGATGTTGCCCAACGCAACATCTTCCTCGAGCTCCGGTGCGCGGGAGATCCAGTGGCCCAGGCGCTGGGCCAGGATCAGCGCGTCGTCGCCCAGGCGCAGCGCGTATTCGGCCACATCCTCGCCGGCCTTGGCCGTGCCGGTCTGGGTGGCCAGGGCGATGTCCTCGGGACGGAGGGCGTTGCCGGGGGTGATGCGGGTTGCGGAGGCTGATGCGTCGCTCAAAGGTGCTTCACCCCTTCACTCTTGGTGTAGTACGTGGCGTGCCGGTAATCCTTGCCCTGGGGGGACTCAAAGAAGGAGCCCTTGGAGTCGGGATCGGATGCGGCGATGGCGTCGGAGGGGACCACCCAGATGGAGACGCCTTCGTTGCGGCGGGTATAGAGGTCGCGGGCGTTGCGCAGGGCCATTTCGGCGTCGGGTGCGTGGAGCGAACCGGCGTGGACGTGGCTCAGGCCGCGGCTGGAGCGGACAAAAACCTCCCACAGGGGCCAGCGGTAGGCACCTGCTGCGGCAGCCGGCGTGGTGCTTTCATTCGATTCTTGGGCGCTCATCTTTAGGCTGCTGCTTTCTGTGCGATGGTGGCGAACTGCTTGGCGGCCTGCTTCTCGGCATAGGCGGCGGCCGCCTCGCGGACCCAGGCGCCCTCTTCGTGTGCCGAGCGGCGGCGTTCCAGGCGCTGGGCGTTGCAGGGGCCGCGGCCGGCCAGGACTTCCTTGAATTCCTCCCAGTCCAGCGGACCGTGATCCCACTTTTTGGTGTCTTCGTTGAAGCCGATCTGATCGTCCGGGAGGGTCAGGCCGAGCACCTTGACCTGCTCCACCAGCATGCCCACAAAACGGGAACGGAGTTCGTCGTTGCTGAACCTCTTGATGTTCCACGCCATGGACTGCTTGGAGTTGGGCGAATCGTCGTCCGGCGGGCCGAACATCATCAGCGACGGCGCGTACCAGCGGTTGACCGCGTCCTGCGCCATTTCCTTTTGCGCGGGCGTTCCGTTGGCCAGTTCCAGCAGGATCTCAAAGCCCTGACGCTGGTGGAAGGATTCCTCCTTGCAGACCCGGACCATGGCCCGGCCATAGGGTCCGTAGGACGCGCGGCACAGCGGCACCTGGTTGCAGATCGCGGCGCCGTCCACCATCCAGCCGATGGCGCCCATGTCCGCCCAGGTGACGGTCGGGTAGTTGAAGATGGAGGAATAGCGGGCCTTGCCGGCCACGAGGGCGTCCATCATCTCGTCCCGGGAGGTGCCCAGCGTCTCGGCGGCCGAGTACAGGTACAGGCCGTGTCCGGCTTCGTCCTGGACCTTGGCCATCAGGATGGACTTGCGCTTCAGGCTCGGGGCCCGGGTGATCCAGTTGGCCTCGGGCTGCATGCCGATGATTTCGGAATGGGCGTGCTGGGAGATCTGGCGGACCAGGGAGCGGCGGTACGCGTCCGGCATCCAGTCCTTCGGTTCCACGCGGGAATCCTTGGCGATGATCGCGTCAAAATTCTCCTGCCCGGCGGCGTCTGCCGCAGCCTGGCTCTGCGAGGGCTCTCCCCCGGACTGCACGTTTTGCGCCATGACGTCTCCTCAGATTTCTGCCGATGTATGCGGAATTTAATTACCGACCGTTCGTTCAGAATATAGTGTGACGGACGCCTCGTCAATCACTATTCGCGGCTCTTTGCGCCGGGCTCGCCGGCGGCCCGTCTTTATTCGGCGATGGATTGACAGAACCACCCGAAAGGGTATTACCTAATGAACATTCGGTAAGAAAACGTGAGGAGTGACACATGTCGCCCATCGACTCGGATGTCCACCATCCGATGCTCGCCCAGGACAACGCAACCGAGTGGCTCGGCATCGAGGTGCTCCGGCTCGGGGACGGCCACGCCACGATCGCCATGACGCTCCGCCCGGAGATGATGAACGGTTTTGGCATCACGCACGGCGGCATGATCTTCGCCTTCGCCGATTCCGCCTTCGCCCTGGCCTGCAACCCTGCCGACGGGGACGGCAGCACCGTCACTGTTGCGGCCGGCGTCGACGTTAACTTCCTGGCCCCGAGCCGTGCGGGCCAGCGCATCACGGCCGTCGCCAACCGGCGCCAGCAGCAGGGCCGCAGCGGCCTGTACGACGTCCAGGTCCTGGGCGAGAACGACGGCGTTTCCACCGTCATTGCCGAATTCCGCGGCCGCAGCCGGACCATCCCGAACCGCCACACCACGACAGAAAGGTCCGTCACCGATGACTGACTCAGCCGTAATCGACCCGTCAAAGCTGGACGCCGCCGAGCTCATGAGCCGTGACGAGCTCGAGGCCCTGCAACTGTCCCGCCTGCAGCACACGGTGCAGTACGCCTACGACAAGGTGCCTTTGTACAAGCGGAAGTTTGACGAGACCGGCGTGCACCCCACCGATCTTCGGGAATTGTCGGATCTGGCAAAGTTCCCGTACACCACCAAGGAAGACCTGCGCCAGGAGTACCCGTTCGGCATGTTCGCCGTGCCGCAAAGCGAAGTGGTGCGCATCCACGCCAGTTCCGGCACCACGGGCCGGCCCACGGTGGTGGGGTACACGGCCAACGACATCAAAGTGTGGGCGTCGCTCGTGGCCCGTTCCATGCGCGCCTCCGGCGTCCGCCCCGGCATGAAGGTCCACAATGCCTACGGATACGGCCTGTTCACCGGCGGCCTGGGCGCCCACTACGGCGCCGAAGCCCTGGGAACCACGGTGATTCCCATGTCCGGCGGGCAGACGGAAAAGCAGATCCAGCTCATCACCGACTTTGAACCCGACGCGATCATGTGCACGCCCACCTACCTGCTGACCATCATGGACGCCATGGCGCACCGCGGCATCGACCCCCGCTCCACGTCCCTGAAGTTCGCCGTGTGCGGGGCCGAGCCGTGGACCGAGGAAATGCGCCACGAACTTGAAACCGGCCTCGACATCCAGGCCTGCGACATCTACGGCCTCTCCGAGGTCATGGGCCCGGGCGTGGCCGGCGAATCCGTGGAAACCAAGGACGGCAACCACATCTGGGAGGACCACTTCCGCCCCGAGATCATCGACCCCTTCGACCACTCCACCGTGCTGCCCGACGGCCAGGAGGGCGAGCTCGTGTTCACGGCGTTGACCAAGGAGGCGCTGCCGATCATCCGGTACCGCACCAAGGACCTCTCCCGCCTGCTGCCCGGCACGGCCCGCCCGTCAATGCGCCGCATGGCCCGGATCACCGGCCGCAGCGACGACATGATCATCCTGCGCGGCGTGAACTTGTTCCCGTCACAAATCGAGGAAATCGCGCTGCGCATCCCGGCGCTGAGCCCGCACTTCCAGCTCGAGCTGACCCGCACCGGGCGGATGGATGAAATGACCATCCACATCGAGCCGCGGGAAAACACGACGCCGGCCGACCGCGCCGCCGCCGCCGCAACCTTGAAGGCCCAGATCAAGATCCATGTGGGCTCCTCCTGCATGATCGACGTCGTCGAGCCCGGCACGCTGGAACGCTCCAACGGCAAGCTCAAGCGCATCTACGACAACCGCACCCAGGCCTGAGAGCCTGGGCCCACAGCCCGAGAGATCCGGCGCGCGCATGCGGGCGCCGGGCGGGGCTGGGGACCGTGAGAAACTAGGAACCATGCCCAACACCGCCCCCGCCACCACGCCGACAACCGCCACAAGCAAGCGCGGCCGGCCCGGCTACGACCAACAGTCGGTGCTGCGGATCGCCGTCGACGTCTTCAACGTCCACGGCTACGAGGCCACCTCCATGGGCATCCTGGCGGCCAACCTGGGCATTTCAAAGTCGGCCATCTACCACCACGTGCCGTCCAAGGAAGAACTGTTGCGGCTGGCCCTGGAGGAGGCGATGGGAGGTCTGGAAGAGGTGCTGCGCGAAAGCGGCGCCACGTCCGGACCCGCCGATGCGCGGCTGGAATTCGTGCTCCGCGGCACCATCGCCGTCCTCGTGGAGAAGTTGCCGTTCGTGACGCTGCTGCTGCGCCTGCGCGGGAACACCCAGATGGAGCGCGACGCGCTGGCCCGCCGTCGTGCCTTCGACCGGACCATCACCACCCTGGTCTCCGCCGCCCAGCAGGACGGCACCCTGCGCACGGACATCGAGCCGGGCACCATCACGCGCCTGTTGTTCGGCACCATCAACTCAATCGTCGAATGGTACAAACCGGGAGGAGCCCTGACCGGGGCGAAACTCGCCGACGACGTCATCTCCATGTCGTTCCAGGGCCTGCGCCGGTAAAAATCCCCTCGACAACCCGGCCCCGCGGGCGCACGCTGGTGTCATGGCAACCAAAATCTCCGCATCGCTGCAGGCACTCTCGCGCGAACTCCGTTACGAACCCACCACCAAGCGCATCCGCGCCCTGTTGGGCCAGGCAGTGGCCCTCGATTCCCGCCGCGCCGTCATTGTGTGGGAGCCGCGGCGGGTGGTGCCGTGCTACGCGGTGCCCGCCGAAGACGTGGCCGCCACCCTGAGCCCCGCCACCACCACCCCGGCCGACGGCGCTTCCCCGCCCGTGCTGCACCCGGGCATCCCGTTCAGCCGGCACAGCACACCCGGCGCAGCCCTGGACGTCTCCGCGGGCGGCCAGCTCGCGGCCGGCGACGCCTTCCGCCTCAACGACCCCGACCTTGAGGGGTACGTGGCCTTCAATTCGGAAGCCTTCGATTGGTTGGAGGAGGACGACCCCGTCCAGTCGCACCCCCGCGACCCGTTCCACCGCGTGGACCTCCGGCACAGTTCGCGCCGGGTCAAGGTGACCGCTGGCGACGCGGTGCTGGCCGAATCAGCCGAACCGATGATGGTCTTTGAAACGAACCTGCCGGAGCGGATCTACGTTCCGCCGGCTGACGTCAACTGGGACCTGCTGACGCCCACCGATTCGGCCACCCTATGCCCGTACAAGGGCACGGCCAGCTACTGGAAGCTGGCCGGCGGTCCGGACGGCGACGTGGCCTGGAGCTACCAAAACCCGTTGCCCGAAGCCGGTGAGCTCGCCGGCTACGTGTGCTTCTACGACAACCTGGTGGACGTCGAAGAAATCCGGTGATCGAGCTTGTCGAGATCCGGTCTCCACAGCCTGGGTCTCGACAAGCCCGACCACCGAACTCCCTACTTGTATAGCGTGTCTTCCTTCTCCACGAGGGTCAGCACGTCGTACGTGGCCACGATTTCGCCGTCCTGGTTGTGCAGGATCGCGTCCCAGCAGACCTCACCGTATTCGTCGGTGACGCGGGGCGTGATCTTCTTGGCCGTCAGGGTCACGCGGATCGAGTCGCCGGCGGCAACGGGGGTGATGAAGCGCAGCGCTTCCAGCCCGTAGTTGGCCAGCACGGGGCCCGGCGCGGGCTCCACGAAGAGCCCGGCGGCCCAGGAGACCAGCAGGTAGCCGTGCGCCACGATGCCCGGGAAGAACGGGTTCTGCTCGGCGGCGACGGGGTTGGTGTGGGCGTAGAAGGTGTCGCCGGTGGAGTTGGCAAACGCCGTGATGTCCTCCAGCGTGACCTGCCGCAGTCCGGAGGCGAAGGCGTCGCCAATGTGCAGCTCCGCCAGGGACTTCCGGAACGGGTGGACCGCTCCGGCCGTTCCGCCAAATTCGGGGTCGCCGGCCGTCACGCGGTTGGCGCCCGTGTGCCACACGCCGGTGACGGCCGTGAGCATGTTGGGCGAGCCCTGGATGGCGGTGCGCTGCATGTGGTGCTTGACCGAGCGGATGCCGCCCAGTTCCTCGCCGCCGCCGGCCCGGCCGGGTCCGCCGTGCACCAGGTGCGGCACGGGTGAACCGTGGCCCGTGGACGTGCGGGCGTCCTCGCGGTTGAGCACCAGGACGCGGCCGTGGTGGGCGGCGATTCCGGTCACGAGCGCCTGAGCGGTGGCGGGATCGTTGGTGCAGACCGTGGCCACGAGGGAGCCGGCGCCGAGCGCGGCGAGCCGCACGGCCTCGGAAACGTCGCCGTCGCGGGTGTCATAGCCGATCACGCTCGACACGGGCCCAAACGCCTCCAGCGAATGCACCTCGGGGGCTTCGGCGTCGGCCCAGCTCAGCAGCACCGGCGACATGAAGGCGCCGTCGGCGACCGCGGCCACGGAGCCGTCGGCCCGCGTCACGACCGGCGCGTCCAGGGTGCCCCAGGCCAGCTCGCCGCCGGCCGCGATCATGGTCTCGACGGCGGCGCGGACGTCGGCAAGCTGTTCCAGCGAGGCGAGCGCACCCATTGTGACGCCGTCGGCGCGGGGATCCCCCACCACAACGCGTTCGCTGATGCGGGCGCCAATCGCGTCGATGACGGCCTGCTTGAGCTCGTTGGGCACGATGGTGCGGCGGATGGACGTGCATTTCTGGCCGGCCTTGACCGTCATCTCGGTGACCACGGACTTGATGAACGCGTCGAACTCGGGGGTTCCGGGGACGGCGTCGGGCCCCAGGATGGCAGCGTTCAGGGAGTCGGTTTCGGAGGTGAAGCGGACCCCACCCAGCACCACGTTCGGGTGGCTCTTGAGCGTGTTGGCGGTGGTCGCGGAGCCCGTGAACGCAACCAGGTCGCGGTAGTCCAGCACGTCCAGCAAGGTGCGGGCGGAGCCGGAGACCAGTTGCAGCGATCCGGCCGGCAGGATGCCCGACTCGACCATGGCGCGCACGGCGGCCTCGGCCAGGTAGCCGCTGGGCGTGGCCGGCTTGACGATCGTGGGCACCCCGGCAACGAACGCTGGGGCGAATTTTTCCAGCATGCCCCAGACGGGGAAGTTGAACGCGTTGATCTGTACGGCCACGCCGGGGATGCGGGTGTAGATGTGCTCTGCGATGAACGAGCCGTCCTTGGACAGCACCTCCACCGGGCCGTCCACGATCACGTTCGAGTTGGGCAGTTCGCGCCGTCCCTTGGAGGAGAACGTGAACAGCACGCCGATCCCGCCGTCGATGTCCACCATGGAGTCGATCTTCGTGGCGCCGGTCCGGGCGGAGACCTCGTACAGTTCCTGCCGGCGGTCGTTGAGGTACTGGGCCAGTTCGCGCAGCTTCAGAGCCCGCTCGTGGATGGTCAGCTTGCCCAGTTCCGCCTGGCCCACGGAGCGTGCGTGGGCCACGGCGGCGGCCAGGTCGAGCCCCTCGGCGGAGACCTGTGCCAGCACCTCGCCCGTGCTGGCGTCGCGCGCCGCCACGGATTTGGCGCCGTCGGCCGGGGTCCACCAGGCGTCCTGGACGTAGCTGGGAACCGTTTCAATCGACGTTGCTGTGGTCGTCATGACCCGTCCTTTTCGTGTTGGTCTTGATGTGGGGAGGTGGTGGTGTGGGCGGTTAGGCCCAGTCGAAGAAGCCCTTGCCGGTCTTGCGTCCCAGCTCGCCGCGGGCCACTTTCTCGCGCAGGATCTGCGGCGGCGCAAACCGTTCGCCGAGCGTTTCCGCCAGGTATTCGGCGATGCCCAGGCGCACGTCCAGGCCCACGATGTCCGTGGTGCGCAGCGGTCCGGTGGGGTGCTTGTAGCCCAGCACCATGGCGTTGTCGATGTCCTCGGCGCTCGCCACGCCCTCCTCCACCATGCGCATGGCTTCCAGCGCGATCGCCACGCCCAGCCGTGAAGAGGCGAAGCCCGGTGCATCATTGACCACGACGGCGGTCTTGCCCAGCGCCTCCACCCAGCCTTTCGCCGTGCCCACCAGCTCGGGGCGGCTCTGCTGGGCGATGACCACCTCGATGAGCGTGGACGCCGGAACGGGGTTGAAGAAGTGCAGGCCGATGAAGTCCTGCGGGCGGGCGAGTTCGGCGGCCAGCCCGGTCATGGAGAGCGAGGACGTGTTGGAGGCCAGCACGGCGCCGTCGGCCAGGTGCTTTTCCACGCCCTGCAGCGATGAAACCTTCAAGTCCCAGATTTCCGGGACGGCCTCCACCACCAGTTCGCGGTCGGCAAAGTCGGCGTAGTCGGTAGATACTGTCAGCCGGGAGGCGATCCCTTCCACGGTGCCGGCCAGGCCGCGTTCCACGGACTTGGCCACGGCGGATTCCACCCGTTCGCGCGCGGCGGCCGCGGAATCGTCGTCGCGTTCCACCACCAGCACCTCGCAGCCGTTGATCAGGAAGGCGTGGGCAATTCCGGCCCCCATGCGGCCGCCGCCAAGGACGCCGACGCGGGTGGGCAGGGCGGTTGTTGAGCTCATTTCTTCCTCTTATCCAGAAAAGCCTGCATGCGTTCAAATTTGGCGGGCGATTCAAATAGTTCCGCCTGCGCCCGGTTATCAACCCCGGGGTGCGCCTCGCGTGGTTCGTGGAACACGCGTTTGGTGGTTTGCAACGCCAACGGATCCTGCCGGCCAATCCTGTCCGCGAGCGCGTCCGCGGCGGTCAGGAGGCCCGCCGATTCCACGAGTTCGGTGATGAGCCCCACCCGCAGGCAGTCCTCGCCCGTGAGGATGCGCCCCGCCAGCAGGATGTCCTTGGCGACGGGTTCGCCCACGAGTTCCTTCAGCCGCCAGGTGGCGCCGGCCGCGGCCATGATGCCCAGGCCCGTCTCCGGCTGGCCCATGCGCAGCGAGGGGGTGCCGATCCTGAAGTCGGCGGCATAGGCGAGTTCCGCCCCGCCGCCGAGCGCATAGCCGTCCAGGGCGGCGATGACGGGCATGGGCAGCTTGGCGATGCGGTCGAACAATCCGGAGTTGATGCCGGCCAGGGCGTCGGCGCGACGGCGTTGCATGAGTTCGGCGATGTCCGCGCCGGAGGCAAAGATCCCCTTGGCTTCCGGGGTGCCCGGAATTCCGGAGAGGACCAGCAGCTTCGGCGCGGCCTCCAAATGGGCGCACACGGCGTGCAGTTCGGCCACCATCGCCGCGTCGATCGCGTTGCGCACGGCCGGGCGGTTTAGTTGCACGGCCAGGCGGTCGGCGTTCTCGGTGACCAGCAGCGTGCTGAAGGCGGAGGTGTCCAGGCGGGCGCCGGCGTCGTGCGCCAGGGGCTGGCCCGGCAGGTTTTCCGGCGTCACAGCGCCTCCACGAGCAGCGCGGCGCCCTGGCCCACGCCAACGCACATCGTGGCGAGCCCCATCCCGCCCGGCGCCTCGCGTTCCAGCCGGCCCAGCAGCGTGATGACGATCCGTGATCCGGAGGAGCCCAGCGGGTGGCCCAGGGCGATCGCGCCGCCGTCGTTGTTGACGATTTCCGGGTTGATGCCGAGCTCACGCATGCTGGCCAGCGACTGGGAGGCAAACGCTTCGTTGAGTTCGACGGCGCCCAACCGGCCCACGCCGATA
Proteins encoded in this window:
- the paaK gene encoding phenylacetate--CoA ligase PaaK, encoding MTDSAVIDPSKLDAAELMSRDELEALQLSRLQHTVQYAYDKVPLYKRKFDETGVHPTDLRELSDLAKFPYTTKEDLRQEYPFGMFAVPQSEVVRIHASSGTTGRPTVVGYTANDIKVWASLVARSMRASGVRPGMKVHNAYGYGLFTGGLGAHYGAEALGTTVIPMSGGQTEKQIQLITDFEPDAIMCTPTYLLTIMDAMAHRGIDPRSTSLKFAVCGAEPWTEEMRHELETGLDIQACDIYGLSEVMGPGVAGESVETKDGNHIWEDHFRPEIIDPFDHSTVLPDGQEGELVFTALTKEALPIIRYRTKDLSRLLPGTARPSMRRMARITGRSDDMIILRGVNLFPSQIEEIALRIPALSPHFQLELTRTGRMDEMTIHIEPRENTTPADRAAAAATLKAQIKIHVGSSCMIDVVEPGTLERSNGKLKRIYDNRTQA
- a CDS encoding TetR/AcrR family transcriptional regulator: MPNTAPATTPTTATSKRGRPGYDQQSVLRIAVDVFNVHGYEATSMGILAANLGISKSAIYHHVPSKEELLRLALEEAMGGLEEVLRESGATSGPADARLEFVLRGTIAVLVEKLPFVTLLLRLRGNTQMERDALARRRAFDRTITTLVSAAQQDGTLRTDIEPGTITRLLFGTINSIVEWYKPGGALTGAKLADDVISMSFQGLRR
- the paaE gene encoding 1,2-phenylacetyl-CoA epoxidase subunit PaaE; translation: MTVPADAAARRRASFHELAVSQVRRLTEDAIEVTFAVPGELAGYYDYLPGQYVALRMHMPGADGVEREVRRSYSICAAPVEFDDGSSEIKVAIKRDIGGEFSTWANAELAAGAVMEVMSPMGAFISKHGKGEQSNAVDGQVENVLNSMNHPEDMARDAGSYVAIAAGSGITPVMALAKSLLAGNPGTRLDLVYANKATMDVMFLEELADLKDKYPQRFALHHVLSREQRIAPLMSGRLDAEKLETLLGTAIHADDIDEWFLCGPFELVQLCRDVLAARGVPKDRVRFELFTTGRPDRPEGQAGRPIIVDEAEENYKITFTLDGLTADVLSPTHARESVLNAALRVRPDVPFACAGGVCGTCRAKVVSGSVEMEENYALEPDEVDAGYVLTCQSRPTTDAVTVDYDG
- the paaC gene encoding 1,2-phenylacetyl-CoA epoxidase subunit PaaC; translated protein: MSDASASATRITPGNALRPEDIALATQTGTAKAGEDVAEYALRLGDDALILAQRLGHWISRAPELEEDVALGNIALDQLGHARSFLTYAGSAWDKSEDDLAYFRREPEFRSAHLFEQPNGDFAVTIARQFIVANYQFPLYRELARSADPMLAAIAAKAVKEVDYHRDHSTQWVLRLAGGTDESRRRIVAGLALMWPFVGELFEDDALTARLGDSGVVPSSLRAEFDRAVAEVLAEAELEVPAAPAATGGGRHGRHSEHLGYLLAEMQVLAREYPGASW
- the paaI gene encoding hydroxyphenylacetyl-CoA thioesterase PaaI; translation: MSPIDSDVHHPMLAQDNATEWLGIEVLRLGDGHATIAMTLRPEMMNGFGITHGGMIFAFADSAFALACNPADGDGSTVTVAAGVDVNFLAPSRAGQRITAVANRRQQQGRSGLYDVQVLGENDGVSTVIAEFRGRSRTIPNRHTTTERSVTDD
- a CDS encoding enoyl-CoA hydratase/isomerase family protein, which codes for MIELSIAGSVAEIVLNAPGKLNALDEAGLGELEAAYGEAAAAVATGEVRALLLRGEGRAFCAGRDIAGVDGANDDARTYLEGLLTPLLRKMSTFPAPTFAAAQGACLGVGLGLLIATDVVYVADNAKIGSPFGNLGATLDSGGHWLFTERLGAHRTLDLIYSSELMSGADAVAAGLFSRAMPVDGLLDFIRAAAAKAATGPTTAFNASKTLVAQIRDQRLGLWDAVERENEAQVALSKTADYAEGFAAFTDKRKPDFTGK
- the paaA gene encoding 1,2-phenylacetyl-CoA epoxidase subunit PaaA — its product is MAQNVQSGGEPSQSQAAADAAGQENFDAIIAKDSRVEPKDWMPDAYRRSLVRQISQHAHSEIIGMQPEANWITRAPSLKRKSILMAKVQDEAGHGLYLYSAAETLGTSRDEMMDALVAGKARYSSIFNYPTVTWADMGAIGWMVDGAAICNQVPLCRASYGPYGRAMVRVCKEESFHQRQGFEILLELANGTPAQKEMAQDAVNRWYAPSLMMFGPPDDDSPNSKQSMAWNIKRFSNDELRSRFVGMLVEQVKVLGLTLPDDQIGFNEDTKKWDHGPLDWEEFKEVLAGRGPCNAQRLERRRSAHEEGAWVREAAAAYAEKQAAKQFATIAQKAAA
- the paaD gene encoding 1,2-phenylacetyl-CoA epoxidase subunit PaaD, with product MDTMDRTAQAKTAQAKTAQQAAWDVAACVCDPEIPVLTIADLGILRSVEVFDGGAAGKPAVQVTITPTYSGCPAMDAIRDDLSAAFAAEGYPRAGVVLVLAPAWTTDWMTDAGRAKLEEYGIAAPSGHSGAGGHSGPVRLALQVKCPQCSSLNTKEITRFGSTSCKALYVCQDCKEPFDYFKVL
- the paaB gene encoding 1,2-phenylacetyl-CoA epoxidase subunit PaaB, translated to MSAQESNESTTPAAAAGAYRWPLWEVFVRSSRGLSHVHAGSLHAPDAEMALRNARDLYTRRNEGVSIWVVPSDAIAASDPDSKGSFFESPQGKDYRHATYYTKSEGVKHL